From the Candida dubliniensis CD36 chromosome 2, complete sequence genome, the window TTTGGTGTTTGAAATTCGGTTACGCTTTAAAGCGTGAATATACCGTTTAATCTGGTGGACAGACATAATGGAAAAACGTAAAACTGACGATATAATAACAACCACCAACGCATcctttgatttattatttgcaTTGTAATTTAGAAACCCCCATATCATACTCGTAGTTATGGTGATAATATTGCAACTAAACCAAAAATCGTAAAGGGCGCCTTCATTTTTGTACAAactaaaaatgattttggtagtttctttttggaGGTTTCTTATCTTGATTCTTGAtaacaaaattaataatccAGCAAAATACGTGTAATAGAATCGGAAAAAAGATATCAAGTAGGATACTTCTGGTATAATTGTGATGATATACTTGATCATAGTTTGGAAAGATATAATCATCATTGTCACagctgcaaaaaaaaaaaaaaaaaaaaaaaaaaaagaggtATTTGTGTGGGCCCTGAACCCCAAAGTACAAACAGAAATATTTAGCATTTCTCAACGTAATAGTTGGTATGCTGACATGATAGAGTGTGAAAGTACCCTACACCCCTGTACAGATATCAACCACCCTAAGAATAGCTTTCAAACCAAGAGAAGCTTTCAATACATAGAGGTACTGTATGAATATTAGAAGTCGGATTATTAAGGCAGGCTGTGTTGACTAAATAGTCCAATTGTGTTTCGTGTTCAAATGTCCAAAAAATTTGggtttcaacaacaacaaaaaaaaaaaaaaaaaatagtgttattgtttatattgTGTTCATTCTGTTACCAATTGATTTCCTcgttgattattttttaagGTTTCCCTTTTGAGTTTCACATTCCTTTGATTCGCTTTATCATATTGAAAATACACAGTATATAGCGTATAT encodes:
- a CDS encoding hypothetical membrane protein, conserved is translated as MLNISVCTLGFRAHTNTSFFFFFFFFFAAVTMMIISFQTMIKYIITIIPEVSYLISFFRFYYTYFAGLLILLSRIKIRNLQKETTKIIFSLYKNEGALYDFWFSCNIITITTSMIWGFLNYNANNKSKDALVVVIISSVLRFSIMSVHQIKRYIHALKRNRISNTKYVSNVPIAKFLQMDSTCMLVIAELFLESSHCLSKVTLLAMHSIFSLLGVFDFEMTKRVLPYQNVYLFVFGLLENWVLVLFWYECKNSKAILYTFCYLLKWNGNTASQSVNLIITLVLKFTKNNESATKMESDRIASFGFDCFSIISDFH